In Chelonia mydas isolate rCheMyd1 chromosome 10, rCheMyd1.pri.v2, whole genome shotgun sequence, a single window of DNA contains:
- the SMURF1 gene encoding E3 ubiquitin-protein ligase SMURF1 isoform X3: MSNPGTRRNGSSIKIRLTVLCAKNLAKKDFFRLPDPFAKIVVDGSGQCHSTDTVKNTLDPKWNQHYDLYVGKTDSITISVWNHKKIHKKQGAGFLGCVRLLSNAISRLKDTGFSLQTRDRIGSGGSVVDCRGLLENEGTVYEDSGPGRPLSCFMEEPAPYTDTTGAAGGGNCRFVESPSQDQRLQAQRLRNPEVRGHVQTPQNRPHGHQSPDLPEGYEQRTTVQGQVYFLHTQTGVSTWHDPRIPRDLNSVNCDELGPLPPGWEVRSTVSGRIYFVDHNNRTTQFTDPRLHHIMNHQCQLKEPSQPLPVPNEGSLEDGEELPAQRYERDLVQKLKVLRHELSLQQPQAGHCRIEVSREEIFEESYRQIMKMRPKDLKKRLMVKFRGEEGLDYGGVAREWLYLLCHEMLNPYYGLFQYSTDNIYMLQINPDSSINPDHLSYFHFVGRIMGLAVFHGHYINGGFTVPFYKQLLGKPIQLSDLESVDPELHKSLVWILENDITPVLDHTFCVEHNAFGRILQHELKPNGRNVPVTEENKKEYVRLYVNWRFMRGIEAQFLALQKGFNELIPQHLLKPFDQKELELIIGGLDKIDLNDWKSNTRLKHCMADSNIVKWFWQAVETFDEERRARLLQFVTGSTRVPLQGFKALQGSTGAAGPRLFTIHLIDANTDNLPKAHTCFNRIDIPPYESYEKLYEKLLTAVEETCGFAVE, translated from the exons tatTATGTGCCAAGAATCTTGCAAAAAAAGATTTCTTCA GACTTCCTGATCCATTTGCAAAAATAGTGGTAGACGGATCAGGTCAGTGCCATTCAACTGACACTGTGAAGAACACATTAGACCCCAAGTGGAACCAGCATTATGATCT aTATGTTGGGAAAACCGATTCTATAACCATCAGTGTATGGAATCACAAGAAAATACACAAGAAACAGGGAGCTGGCTTCCTGGGGTGTGTCCGTCTCCTTTCCAATGCCATCAGTAGACTAAAAGATACTGGAT TCAGTTTACAGACACGGGACAGAATAGGCTCAGGAGGTTCTGTGGTAGATTGTAGAGGGCTGTTGGAGAACGAAGG AACGGTTTATGAAGATTCTGGACCTGGAAGGCCACTCAGCTGTTTCATGGAGGAACCAGCACCATATACAGATACTACTGGTGCTGCTGGTGGAGGGAATTGTAGGTTTGTGGAATCTCCTAGTCAAGATCAGAGGCTTCAGGCACAGCGACTTCGAAACCCTGAAGTCAGAGGTCATGTACAAACACCTCAGAATAGACCACATGGTCATCAGTCACCTGACCTACCTGAAGGTTACG AACAAAGGACAACGGTACAGGGACAGGtttattttttgcacacacagacTGGAGTTAGTACGTGGCATGACCCCAGGATACCAAG agacCTTAACAGTGTGAATTGTGATGAACTAGGACCTCTGCCACCAGGTTGGGAAGTGAGAAGTACAGTGTCTGGAAGAATATATTTTGTAGATCACAATAACAGAACCACACAGTTCACAGACCCAAGATTACATCACATTATGAA CCATCAATGCCAACTAAAAGAACCGAGCCAGCCTTTGCCAGTCCCAAATGAGGGGTCATTAGAAGATGGTGAGGAGTTGCCTGCACAAAGATATGAAAGAGACTTAGTACAGAAATTAAAAGTCCTTAGACATGAACTCTCTCTTCAGCAACCACAAGCTGGTCACTGCCGCATTGAAGTATCCAGAGAAGAAATATTTGAG gaGTCCTACCGTCAGATAATGAAGATGAGGCCAAAAGACTTGAAAAAGAGGCTGATGGTGAAATTTCGAGGAGAAGAAGGCTTGGATTATGGTGGAGTGGCAAG AGAGTGGTTGTATTTACTGTGCCATGAAATGTTGAACCCCTATTATGGACTCTTCCAGTACTCTACTGACAATATTTACATGCTGCAAATCAATCCAGACTCTTCTATCAATCCT GATCACTTATCATATTTCCATTTTGTTGGTCGGATAATGGGTTTAGCTGTGTTCCATGGACACTACATCAATGGGGGTTTCACAGTTCCCTTCTACAAACAGCTGCTGGGGAAACCCATTCAGCTATCTGATCTGGAATCTGTTGACCCAGAACTGCACAAGAGTTTAGTTTGGATTTT AGAGAATGACATCACCCCGGTGTTGGACCATACTTTCTGTGTGGAACACAATGCTTTTGGGCGGATTCTGCAGCATGAGCTCAAACCAAATGGCAGAAATGTTCCTGTTACAGAAGAGAACAAGAAAGAATATGTCAG GTTGTATGTAAACTGGCGATTTATGAGAGGAATTGAGGCACAATTTCTGGCTCTACAAAAAGGCTTTAATGAACTTATTCCTCAACACTTACTAAAGCCTTTTGACCAGAAGGAGCTTGAG CTAATAATAGGAGGCCTGGATAAGATAGACCTGAATGACTGGAAGTCAAACACACGTCTAAAGCACTGCATGGCAGATAGCAATATCGTAAAGTGGTTTTGGCAAGCCGTGGAAACGTTTGATGAGGAAAGAAGGGCGAGGCTGTTACAGTTTGTGACTGGATCCACACGTGTCCCTCTTCAAGGTTTCAAGGCTTTGCAAG GTTCTACAGGCGCTGCAGGACCCAGGCTGTTTACCATCCATTTGATAGATGCAAATACAGACAACCTTCCAAAAGCCCACACTTG CTTTAACCGGATTGACATTCCGCCTTATGAGTCATATGAGAAGCTTTATGAGAAGCTACTGACAGCTGTGGAAGAGACATGTGGATTTGCTGTGGAGTGA
- the SMURF1 gene encoding E3 ubiquitin-protein ligase SMURF1 isoform X2, producing MSNPGTRRNGSSIKIRLTVLCAKNLAKKDFFRLPDPFAKIVVDGSGQCHSTDTVKNTLDPKWNQHYDLYVGKTDSITISVWNHKKIHKKQGAGFLGCVRLLSNAISRLKDTGYQRLDLCKLNPTDTDAVRGQIVVSLQTRDRIGSGGSVVDCRGLLENEGTVYEDSGPGRPLSCFMEEPAPYTDTTGAAGGGNCRFVESPSQDQRLQAQRLRNPEVRGHVQTPQNRPHGHQSPDLPEGYEQRTTVQGQVYFLHTQTGVSTWHDPRIPRDLNSVNCDELGPLPPGWEVRSTVSGRIYFVDHNNRTTQFTDPRLHHIMNHQCQLKEPSQPLPVPNEGSLEDGEELPAQRYERDLVQKLKVLRHELSLQQPQAGHCRIEVSREEIFEESYRQIMKMRPKDLKKRLMVKFRGEEGLDYGGVAREWLYLLCHEMLNPYYGLFQYSTDNIYMLQINPDSSINPDHLSYFHFVGRIMGLAVFHGHYINGGFTVPFYKQLLGKPIQLSDLESVDPELHKSLVWILENDITPVLDHTFCVEHNAFGRILQHELKPNGRNVPVTEENKKEYVRLYVNWRFMRGIEAQFLALQKGFNELIPQHLLKPFDQKELELIIGGLDKIDLNDWKSNTRLKHCMADSNIVKWFWQAVETFDEERRARLLQFVTGSTRVPLQGFKALQGAAGPRLFTIHLIDANTDNLPKAHTCFNRIDIPPYESYEKLYEKLLTAVEETCGFAVE from the exons tatTATGTGCCAAGAATCTTGCAAAAAAAGATTTCTTCA GACTTCCTGATCCATTTGCAAAAATAGTGGTAGACGGATCAGGTCAGTGCCATTCAACTGACACTGTGAAGAACACATTAGACCCCAAGTGGAACCAGCATTATGATCT aTATGTTGGGAAAACCGATTCTATAACCATCAGTGTATGGAATCACAAGAAAATACACAAGAAACAGGGAGCTGGCTTCCTGGGGTGTGTCCGTCTCCTTTCCAATGCCATCAGTAGACTAAAAGATACTGGAT ACCAGCGTTTGGATCTATGCAAATTAAACCCCACAGATACTGATGCAGTACGAGGCCAAATAGTGG TCAGTTTACAGACACGGGACAGAATAGGCTCAGGAGGTTCTGTGGTAGATTGTAGAGGGCTGTTGGAGAACGAAGG AACGGTTTATGAAGATTCTGGACCTGGAAGGCCACTCAGCTGTTTCATGGAGGAACCAGCACCATATACAGATACTACTGGTGCTGCTGGTGGAGGGAATTGTAGGTTTGTGGAATCTCCTAGTCAAGATCAGAGGCTTCAGGCACAGCGACTTCGAAACCCTGAAGTCAGAGGTCATGTACAAACACCTCAGAATAGACCACATGGTCATCAGTCACCTGACCTACCTGAAGGTTACG AACAAAGGACAACGGTACAGGGACAGGtttattttttgcacacacagacTGGAGTTAGTACGTGGCATGACCCCAGGATACCAAG agacCTTAACAGTGTGAATTGTGATGAACTAGGACCTCTGCCACCAGGTTGGGAAGTGAGAAGTACAGTGTCTGGAAGAATATATTTTGTAGATCACAATAACAGAACCACACAGTTCACAGACCCAAGATTACATCACATTATGAA CCATCAATGCCAACTAAAAGAACCGAGCCAGCCTTTGCCAGTCCCAAATGAGGGGTCATTAGAAGATGGTGAGGAGTTGCCTGCACAAAGATATGAAAGAGACTTAGTACAGAAATTAAAAGTCCTTAGACATGAACTCTCTCTTCAGCAACCACAAGCTGGTCACTGCCGCATTGAAGTATCCAGAGAAGAAATATTTGAG gaGTCCTACCGTCAGATAATGAAGATGAGGCCAAAAGACTTGAAAAAGAGGCTGATGGTGAAATTTCGAGGAGAAGAAGGCTTGGATTATGGTGGAGTGGCAAG AGAGTGGTTGTATTTACTGTGCCATGAAATGTTGAACCCCTATTATGGACTCTTCCAGTACTCTACTGACAATATTTACATGCTGCAAATCAATCCAGACTCTTCTATCAATCCT GATCACTTATCATATTTCCATTTTGTTGGTCGGATAATGGGTTTAGCTGTGTTCCATGGACACTACATCAATGGGGGTTTCACAGTTCCCTTCTACAAACAGCTGCTGGGGAAACCCATTCAGCTATCTGATCTGGAATCTGTTGACCCAGAACTGCACAAGAGTTTAGTTTGGATTTT AGAGAATGACATCACCCCGGTGTTGGACCATACTTTCTGTGTGGAACACAATGCTTTTGGGCGGATTCTGCAGCATGAGCTCAAACCAAATGGCAGAAATGTTCCTGTTACAGAAGAGAACAAGAAAGAATATGTCAG GTTGTATGTAAACTGGCGATTTATGAGAGGAATTGAGGCACAATTTCTGGCTCTACAAAAAGGCTTTAATGAACTTATTCCTCAACACTTACTAAAGCCTTTTGACCAGAAGGAGCTTGAG CTAATAATAGGAGGCCTGGATAAGATAGACCTGAATGACTGGAAGTCAAACACACGTCTAAAGCACTGCATGGCAGATAGCAATATCGTAAAGTGGTTTTGGCAAGCCGTGGAAACGTTTGATGAGGAAAGAAGGGCGAGGCTGTTACAGTTTGTGACTGGATCCACACGTGTCCCTCTTCAAGGTTTCAAGGCTTTGCAAG GCGCTGCAGGACCCAGGCTGTTTACCATCCATTTGATAGATGCAAATACAGACAACCTTCCAAAAGCCCACACTTG CTTTAACCGGATTGACATTCCGCCTTATGAGTCATATGAGAAGCTTTATGAGAAGCTACTGACAGCTGTGGAAGAGACATGTGGATTTGCTGTGGAGTGA
- the SMURF1 gene encoding E3 ubiquitin-protein ligase SMURF1 isoform X1 yields the protein MSNPGTRRNGSSIKIRLTVLCAKNLAKKDFFRLPDPFAKIVVDGSGQCHSTDTVKNTLDPKWNQHYDLYVGKTDSITISVWNHKKIHKKQGAGFLGCVRLLSNAISRLKDTGYQRLDLCKLNPTDTDAVRGQIVVSLQTRDRIGSGGSVVDCRGLLENEGTVYEDSGPGRPLSCFMEEPAPYTDTTGAAGGGNCRFVESPSQDQRLQAQRLRNPEVRGHVQTPQNRPHGHQSPDLPEGYEQRTTVQGQVYFLHTQTGVSTWHDPRIPRDLNSVNCDELGPLPPGWEVRSTVSGRIYFVDHNNRTTQFTDPRLHHIMNHQCQLKEPSQPLPVPNEGSLEDGEELPAQRYERDLVQKLKVLRHELSLQQPQAGHCRIEVSREEIFEESYRQIMKMRPKDLKKRLMVKFRGEEGLDYGGVAREWLYLLCHEMLNPYYGLFQYSTDNIYMLQINPDSSINPDHLSYFHFVGRIMGLAVFHGHYINGGFTVPFYKQLLGKPIQLSDLESVDPELHKSLVWILENDITPVLDHTFCVEHNAFGRILQHELKPNGRNVPVTEENKKEYVRLYVNWRFMRGIEAQFLALQKGFNELIPQHLLKPFDQKELELIIGGLDKIDLNDWKSNTRLKHCMADSNIVKWFWQAVETFDEERRARLLQFVTGSTRVPLQGFKALQGSTGAAGPRLFTIHLIDANTDNLPKAHTCFNRIDIPPYESYEKLYEKLLTAVEETCGFAVE from the exons tatTATGTGCCAAGAATCTTGCAAAAAAAGATTTCTTCA GACTTCCTGATCCATTTGCAAAAATAGTGGTAGACGGATCAGGTCAGTGCCATTCAACTGACACTGTGAAGAACACATTAGACCCCAAGTGGAACCAGCATTATGATCT aTATGTTGGGAAAACCGATTCTATAACCATCAGTGTATGGAATCACAAGAAAATACACAAGAAACAGGGAGCTGGCTTCCTGGGGTGTGTCCGTCTCCTTTCCAATGCCATCAGTAGACTAAAAGATACTGGAT ACCAGCGTTTGGATCTATGCAAATTAAACCCCACAGATACTGATGCAGTACGAGGCCAAATAGTGG TCAGTTTACAGACACGGGACAGAATAGGCTCAGGAGGTTCTGTGGTAGATTGTAGAGGGCTGTTGGAGAACGAAGG AACGGTTTATGAAGATTCTGGACCTGGAAGGCCACTCAGCTGTTTCATGGAGGAACCAGCACCATATACAGATACTACTGGTGCTGCTGGTGGAGGGAATTGTAGGTTTGTGGAATCTCCTAGTCAAGATCAGAGGCTTCAGGCACAGCGACTTCGAAACCCTGAAGTCAGAGGTCATGTACAAACACCTCAGAATAGACCACATGGTCATCAGTCACCTGACCTACCTGAAGGTTACG AACAAAGGACAACGGTACAGGGACAGGtttattttttgcacacacagacTGGAGTTAGTACGTGGCATGACCCCAGGATACCAAG agacCTTAACAGTGTGAATTGTGATGAACTAGGACCTCTGCCACCAGGTTGGGAAGTGAGAAGTACAGTGTCTGGAAGAATATATTTTGTAGATCACAATAACAGAACCACACAGTTCACAGACCCAAGATTACATCACATTATGAA CCATCAATGCCAACTAAAAGAACCGAGCCAGCCTTTGCCAGTCCCAAATGAGGGGTCATTAGAAGATGGTGAGGAGTTGCCTGCACAAAGATATGAAAGAGACTTAGTACAGAAATTAAAAGTCCTTAGACATGAACTCTCTCTTCAGCAACCACAAGCTGGTCACTGCCGCATTGAAGTATCCAGAGAAGAAATATTTGAG gaGTCCTACCGTCAGATAATGAAGATGAGGCCAAAAGACTTGAAAAAGAGGCTGATGGTGAAATTTCGAGGAGAAGAAGGCTTGGATTATGGTGGAGTGGCAAG AGAGTGGTTGTATTTACTGTGCCATGAAATGTTGAACCCCTATTATGGACTCTTCCAGTACTCTACTGACAATATTTACATGCTGCAAATCAATCCAGACTCTTCTATCAATCCT GATCACTTATCATATTTCCATTTTGTTGGTCGGATAATGGGTTTAGCTGTGTTCCATGGACACTACATCAATGGGGGTTTCACAGTTCCCTTCTACAAACAGCTGCTGGGGAAACCCATTCAGCTATCTGATCTGGAATCTGTTGACCCAGAACTGCACAAGAGTTTAGTTTGGATTTT AGAGAATGACATCACCCCGGTGTTGGACCATACTTTCTGTGTGGAACACAATGCTTTTGGGCGGATTCTGCAGCATGAGCTCAAACCAAATGGCAGAAATGTTCCTGTTACAGAAGAGAACAAGAAAGAATATGTCAG GTTGTATGTAAACTGGCGATTTATGAGAGGAATTGAGGCACAATTTCTGGCTCTACAAAAAGGCTTTAATGAACTTATTCCTCAACACTTACTAAAGCCTTTTGACCAGAAGGAGCTTGAG CTAATAATAGGAGGCCTGGATAAGATAGACCTGAATGACTGGAAGTCAAACACACGTCTAAAGCACTGCATGGCAGATAGCAATATCGTAAAGTGGTTTTGGCAAGCCGTGGAAACGTTTGATGAGGAAAGAAGGGCGAGGCTGTTACAGTTTGTGACTGGATCCACACGTGTCCCTCTTCAAGGTTTCAAGGCTTTGCAAG GTTCTACAGGCGCTGCAGGACCCAGGCTGTTTACCATCCATTTGATAGATGCAAATACAGACAACCTTCCAAAAGCCCACACTTG CTTTAACCGGATTGACATTCCGCCTTATGAGTCATATGAGAAGCTTTATGAGAAGCTACTGACAGCTGTGGAAGAGACATGTGGATTTGCTGTGGAGTGA